The nucleotide window TCGGCGCCGGTCTCCTTGAGCCAGGCGAGCACGACCGGCGCGAATGCCTCGTTGATCTCGACGACGTCGATGTCGTCGATCGACAGTCCGGTCTTGTCGAGCGCGTACGTGGTGGCCGGGATGGGCGCGGAGAGCATCATCACGGGGTCGTCGCCGCGCACGGACATGTGGTGGATGCGGGCACGCGGTGTCAGGTTGTGCTCCTTCAGCGCACGTTCGGAGACGACGAGTGTCGCCGAGGAGCCGTCGGCGATCTGCGAGGCGACGGCCGCCGTCAGCCGCGACCCCTCGGCCAGCACCTGCAGACCGGCCATCTTCTCCATCGAGGTCTCGCGCGGGCATTCGTCGACGACGCAGTCGCCGAGCGCGATGTTCTCGGTGTCGAACCTGCCGCCGGCGATCGCCGCCCGGGCACGCTCATGTGACTGCAGCGCCCAGCGCTCCATGTCCTCACGACTGATGTCCCACCTCTTGGCCATCATGTCGGCGCCGAGGAACTGGGAGATCTGCGCGTCCCCGAAGCGCTCCTGCCAGCCCGCGGATTCGGCTGTGGGCGTGGTGAATCCGAACTCCTTGCCGGAGATCATCGCCTGCGAGATCGGGATGGCGCTCATGTTCTGCAGGCCGCCGGCGACGACGATGTCCTGGGTGCCGCTCATGACGCCCTGCGCGGCGAAGTGAATGGCCTGCTGGCTGGAGCCGCACTGTCGGTCGACGGTGGTGCCGGGCACCTCCAGCGGGAGACCGGCTGCGAGCCAAGCGGTCCGGGCGACGTTGCCGGCCTGGCCGCCGATGGTGTCGAGGCATCCGAACACCACGTCGTCGACGGCAGCCGGGTCGATTCCGGTGCGCTCGACGAGGGCGGAGATGATGTGGGCGCCGAGGTCGGCGGGGTGGGTCTTGGCCAGTGAGCCGTTGCGCTTGCCGACCGGGGTGCGGACGGCGTCGACGATGTAGGCCTGGGGGGTGGTCATGGTCGGTGCTCCTTGAATCGGTGGACGTCGTTGGCGGTCAGGCGCGCTGACTGGAGATCGAGACGACCTCGCCGGTGAGGTAGGTGGTGTAGTCGCTGGCGAGCATCGCGACGGTCGCGGCGACCTCCCAGACCTCGGCGGCGCGCCCGTATGCCTCCCGGGCGGCGAGTTCGTCGAGGAGGTCGTCGCTGGTCACCTTCGCGAGGAACGGGTGTTTGGCTATCGACGGCGCGATGGCGTTGATGCGCACCCCGACGTCGGCGGCTTCGAGTGCCGAACACCGGGTCAACGCCATCACCCCGGCCTTCGCCGCGGCGTAGTGGGCCTGTCCGCGCTGGGCCCGCCAGCCGAGCACCGAGGCGTTGTTGACGATGACCCCGTTGTGCTCGACCGAGCCGAAGTACCTCAGGGCCGCGCGGGTGGCGCGGAAGGTACCGGTGAGCGTGATGTCGAGGACGCGGTCCCATTCCTCGTCGGTCATCTCGGCGACCGGGGTCTCGCCGCCGAGTCCGGCGTTGTTGACCAGCACATCGATGCGTCCGAGTTGCGTTGCGGCGTCGTCGATCAGCGCGTCGACCTCCGCGGTGACCTGCACATTGCAGGTGCGCTGGGTGACCGTGCGGCCGGGGAACTCGGCGGCCAGCTTCTCGGCGGCCTCGCCGAGGCGCCGTTCGTGCCAGTCGCTGATGAGCACGTCCGCGCCTTCGAGAAGCGCGCGGCGGGCCGACGCGAAGCCGATACCCGTTCCGGCAGCGGCGGTCACCACGACCTTCTTGCCCAGCAACAGGTCGTGTCCGGCGACCTCGGCGGGAGGAGTGGCGAGCGGGGACGCCGCTCGGTCCGTGGCGCGGGCCCCGTTGACGTCGACTCCGGTCATCAGCGTGCCTCTCGGGGTAGGCCGAGCACCCGCTCGGCGATGATGTTGCGCTGCACCTCGTTCGACCCGCCGTAGATCGTGTCGGCACGGGTGAACAGGTAGAGCCGTTGCCATTCGTCGAGTTCGACGTTCTCCGGATCGGCGATGTCGTTGGCCTTGCCTTCGGCGGTCGCGGCCGGACCGATCAGTGCCGGTGCACCGACGACATTCATCGCGAGTTCGCCGAGATCGCGATGCCAGTTGGCCCACAACAACTTCGACACCGACGCCGCGCCCGCTTGGGAGGTGACGTCACCGTCGAGCGTCCGCTGGGCGTGGGCCCGCATGACCTTCAGCCCGATGTCGGCGCGCGCGAGTCGCGACGCGATCTCCGGATCGTCGACCGACCCGTTGGCTCGCGCGAGGTCGGTGAGATTGCCCAGCTCGCGCGCGAATCCGACCTGCTGGCCCAGCGTCGAGACACCGCGCTCGAACTGCAACAGCCCCATCGCGACCTTCCAGCCGTCGCCGGGGTCGCCGACGATCAGATCGTCTTCGGTCTCTGCGTCGTCGAAGAACACCTCGTTGAATTCCGATGTGCCGGTGAGCTGTTGGATCGGCCGGACGGTGATTCCCGGTTGATCGAGCGGGACCAGCAGGAAACTCAGCCCGGCGTGCCGCGACGACCCCTTCTCGGTACGCGCGATGACGAACACCCACTGCGCGACATGCGCGAGCGAGGTCCAGATCTTCTGGCCGTTGATGATCCACTTGGCCGATCCGCTCGACTCGTCGAGCCGCGCGGTCGTGGAGACCCCCGCGAGGTCGGAGCCGGCGCCCGGTTCCGAGTAACCCTGCGACCACAACTCGGTGACGTCGACGATCCCGGGCAGCAGACGCCGCTTCTGCTCGTCGGT belongs to Gordonia sp. KTR9 and includes:
- a CDS encoding acetyl-CoA C-acetyltransferase, translated to MTTPQAYIVDAVRTPVGKRNGSLAKTHPADLGAHIISALVERTGIDPAAVDDVVFGCLDTIGGQAGNVARTAWLAAGLPLEVPGTTVDRQCGSSQQAIHFAAQGVMSGTQDIVVAGGLQNMSAIPISQAMISGKEFGFTTPTAESAGWQERFGDAQISQFLGADMMAKRWDISREDMERWALQSHERARAAIAGGRFDTENIALGDCVVDECPRETSMEKMAGLQVLAEGSRLTAAVASQIADGSSATLVVSERALKEHNLTPRARIHHMSVRGDDPVMMLSAPIPATTYALDKTGLSIDDIDVVEINEAFAPVVLAWLKETGADPAKVNPNGGAIALGHPLGATGAKLFATLLNELERTGGRYGLQTMCEGGGTANVTIIERLG
- a CDS encoding SDR family oxidoreductase translates to MTGVDVNGARATDRAASPLATPPAEVAGHDLLLGKKVVVTAAAGTGIGFASARRALLEGADVLISDWHERRLGEAAEKLAAEFPGRTVTQRTCNVQVTAEVDALIDDAATQLGRIDVLVNNAGLGGETPVAEMTDEEWDRVLDITLTGTFRATRAALRYFGSVEHNGVIVNNASVLGWRAQRGQAHYAAAKAGVMALTRCSALEAADVGVRINAIAPSIAKHPFLAKVTSDDLLDELAAREAYGRAAEVWEVAATVAMLASDYTTYLTGEVVSISSQRA
- a CDS encoding acyl-CoA dehydrogenase family protein; its protein translation is MTTTNLADRAVDLGEWAKSTPNAGTEFAAAVRAWLDENLTGDFADLKGRGGPGSEHEFFAERLEWDRHLARAGWTCIGWPVEYGGRGATLEQRIIFHREYARANAPARVNHLGEELLGPTLIAYGTDEQKRRLLPGIVDVTELWSQGYSEPGAGSDLAGVSTTARLDESSGSAKWIINGQKIWTSLAHVAQWVFVIARTEKGSSRHAGLSFLLVPLDQPGITVRPIQQLTGTSEFNEVFFDDAETEDDLIVGDPGDGWKVAMGLLQFERGVSTLGQQVGFARELGNLTDLARANGSVDDPEIASRLARADIGLKVMRAHAQRTLDGDVTSQAGAASVSKLLWANWHRDLGELAMNVVGAPALIGPAATAEGKANDIADPENVELDEWQRLYLFTRADTIYGGSNEVQRNIIAERVLGLPREAR